A single genomic interval of Mucilaginibacter boryungensis harbors:
- a CDS encoding SH3 domain-containing C40 family peptidase: MVTRFKNIISLILFFIVLSGPYTRALAFTDSLVVKKALQVINAVKLKSAPDKRTEIADVQILSSEPLTLGIETTKPAIAEEIKAALDASAIPAAITVNTLPAKDLGDKIYAVADISVCNNRLAPANGAEMVSQAILGTPLCVLKKQKGYYLVSTPDKYISWIDSSVITLMDKAAFIAWQRAPKVIYTAQYGHALVHPSVNSLPVSDLVAGNILQVMQENKGFYKIRFPDGRVGYISKKEAVPFHKWLQNPVPDAIKLLATARALLGVPYLWGGTSIKGVDCSGFIKTSFFLNGIIIPRDASQQALVGKGIDIYEGDSINIAKCLKNLQPGDLLFFSFAARQDKQAKITHTAIYMGDGQFIQAAGMVKINSLKPADTNYDGYRRQRLVKAQRLLGFIGKPGITKVSDDPFYIEKPEAR, translated from the coding sequence ATGGTTACCCGGTTCAAAAACATTATATCACTTATCCTCTTCTTCATTGTTCTGTCTGGTCCCTATACCCGGGCGCTTGCTTTTACGGATAGCCTTGTTGTAAAAAAAGCCTTGCAGGTTATTAATGCTGTTAAATTAAAGTCGGCACCGGATAAACGTACAGAAATTGCCGATGTGCAAATATTAAGTTCCGAGCCGTTAACATTGGGTATCGAAACTACAAAACCAGCCATAGCAGAAGAGATAAAGGCTGCATTGGACGCTTCGGCAATACCTGCTGCTATAACAGTAAATACGTTGCCGGCTAAAGATCTGGGCGATAAAATATACGCTGTTGCAGATATTTCCGTATGTAACAACCGCCTGGCCCCGGCCAATGGGGCTGAAATGGTTTCCCAGGCCATTTTAGGTACGCCGCTTTGTGTGCTGAAAAAGCAAAAGGGCTACTACCTGGTGAGCACCCCCGATAAATATATTTCATGGATAGACAGCAGTGTAATAACACTGATGGATAAAGCAGCGTTTATTGCCTGGCAAAGGGCGCCCAAAGTCATCTACACAGCACAATATGGCCATGCTTTAGTGCATCCGTCTGTTAATTCTTTACCTGTTTCCGATCTTGTAGCGGGGAACATATTACAGGTTATGCAGGAAAATAAGGGTTTTTATAAAATTAGGTTTCCTGACGGGCGTGTTGGTTATATTTCAAAAAAAGAAGCGGTGCCATTTCATAAATGGCTTCAAAACCCGGTACCTGATGCAATTAAGCTACTGGCAACAGCAAGGGCACTGCTGGGCGTTCCTTACCTGTGGGGCGGAACTTCCATTAAAGGGGTGGATTGCAGCGGCTTCATCAAAACCTCGTTTTTTCTTAATGGCATAATTATCCCGCGCGATGCTTCGCAGCAGGCCCTGGTAGGCAAGGGTATTGATATTTATGAAGGGGACAGCATTAATATTGCTAAATGCCTAAAAAACCTGCAACCGGGCGATCTGCTTTTCTTTTCGTTTGCAGCGCGGCAGGATAAGCAGGCCAAAATTACCCATACGGCTATTTATATGGGCGATGGCCAGTTTATTCAGGCAGCGGGCATGGTTAAAATAAATAGCTTAAAACCTGCTGATACCAATTATGACGGTTACAGGCGGCAAAGGTTGGTGAAAGCACAACGGTTACTGGGTTTTATCGGTAAGCCCGGAATAACCAAAGTAAGTGACGATCCATTTTATATTGAAAAACCGGAAGCGAGATAA
- a CDS encoding biopolymer transporter ExbD translates to MAELTQSPANSGGGARTSKKLSTRVDLTAMVDLAFLLVTFFMLTTTLTKPRAMNLTMPDKTDNGGLPVAASRTITLCLGKNDQLVYYRGTIEKPMGEPQVIGYQRSLREALLTSAKKIKDETGKSMIVVVKPSSHSVYANVVNAIDELNITQSQTYAVTDISAKDINLLKQKSIF, encoded by the coding sequence ATGGCCGAGCTAACCCAATCTCCCGCAAACAGTGGCGGAGGCGCCCGCACCTCCAAAAAATTGTCAACCCGTGTCGATCTTACTGCAATGGTCGACCTGGCTTTTCTATTGGTTACCTTTTTTATGTTAACTACCACCTTAACCAAACCACGCGCTATGAACTTAACCATGCCCGATAAAACAGATAATGGTGGTTTGCCCGTCGCGGCATCGCGTACCATTACGTTATGCCTGGGTAAAAATGATCAACTGGTTTACTACCGTGGTACTATTGAAAAACCAATGGGCGAGCCACAGGTAATAGGTTACCAGCGAAGCTTGCGCGAGGCGTTGCTAACCTCGGCCAAAAAAATTAAAGATGAAACCGGCAAAAGTATGATCGTAGTAGTAAAGCCGAGTAGCCATTCGGTATATGCCAATGTGGTAAACGCTATCGACGAACTGAACATCACCCAATCGCAAACCTATGCGGTAACAGATATTTCCGCTAAGGATATTAATCTGCTAAAACAGAAAAGTATTTTTTAA